The Staphylococcus simiae genome includes the window GCCATGTAATTTTGTTCACTACCATAACCAGCATCAGCGACAATATACTCAGGTAAATAACCGTAGGTTTCTTTAATTAAAGTTAAAAATGGTATTAAAGTTCTAGTATCTGTTGGATTTTGGTAGACATTATATGATAAAACAAATTGCGAATTTGTCGCTATTTGTAAATTGTATCCTGGTTTAAGTTGTCCATTTTTCATATGATCTTCTTTCATTCTCATAAAAGTAGCGTCATGGTCTGTTTTAGAATAACTATTACGGTCTTGAAGAATTGCTTTTTGTTCTTCGTACTTCGACTTTCGGTCAGAATAATCATCAAATTTCTTTTTAACTTTTTTTATTTTAGTTCTTTTTTGACGAGTTTGCTTTCTTAGTTCTGGTTGTGTTTCATTATCAATTTGTTGATTTAAATCTTCGATTTCTTTATCCAAGTGACTACCGATTAAATCAATATCTTCTTTTGATAAATCAGTATCTTTATCTTCTATAATCTCTGGTATAATTTTATCCTTTACTAATTCTTGATAGATTGTTTTTGAATTTTCGTTTATATCTGTTTCATAATTTAAAATACTTTTCTTCCATACGAACGTATATCTATTGGCATCAGCTTCGACTTTGGTTCCATCGATAAAAATAGCTTGGTCATCAATAAGATTTTGCTTTAGACACTGACTATGAAATTGGATAAATAAAGATTCAATTAAGGCATCTGTTTTAGGATTGACTCTGAATCGATTAATTGTTTTATATGAAGGTGTTTGATTTTGAGACAACCACATCATACGAAGACTATCATTGAGTAATCTTTCTATTTTTCTTCCAGAATATACAGATTGTGTGTAGGCATATAGAATAATTTTTAACATCATTTTTGGATGATATGAAGTCGCACCACGATAATGTTTGAATTCGTCGAATTCTCTATCTGGTATGCTTTCAACTATGTCATTAACGTATCTTGAAATATCATTTTGAGGAATTTTTACTGAAGTTTCCATTGGTAGTGTAAGTTGAGTCATGTTATAATCTTTATACATAAGACACCTCGTTAATTTGGTTTATTGGTATTTATTAAATTATACGAAAGTGTCTTATTTTTTTGAAGTATTTACATGTAAAATTACATAAAAAACGAAGTATTGTAGTGAAGACTCCTGAGGGAGCAGTGCTAGTCGAAGACTACAGGCTGAGACAGCACCCTAGGAACGCGAAACTACAATACGGAGTATTGAACATAAAGAAGCACAAAGACGATTTAACAATAAAATCATCTTTGTGCTATTATTTTTGGGATTTATGTCCCAGCCTCTTTTAAAGGCGTTACATTGAAGCGCTTACACAAAAAGAAGATGGGGATGGTTTTATGCCGCTTTTAATTATTTCAATAGGGATTATAATTTTAATCTTATTAATTATGTTACTGAAATTAAATACTTTTGTCTCACTTATTATTTCGTCTGTAATTGTCGCTATTTTATTGGGTATGCCTTTAGATAAAATCATAGAATCAGTTGAAACTGGTTTGGGAGGTACATTGGGTCATATTGCTTTAATTTTTGGAATGGGAGGAATGCTAGGAAAATTAATTGCCGATGCTGGTGGAGCTCATCAAATAGCGCATACATTAATTGATAAGTTTGGAAAAAAACGCATACAATGGGCAATATTAATTGCTTCATTTATTGTTGGTATTGCATTATTTCTTGAAGTAGCAATAGTTTTATTAATACCAATAATTATTTCAATTGCTAAAGAATTAAAAATATCTATAGTAAAGTTAGGCTTACCAATGGTAACAGCAGCTTTAGCTACACATGCATTTCTACCACCGCATCCAGGTCCTATAGCTGTAGCAGCAGAATATGGAGCAAATATAGGTTTAGTTCTTGTATATGGAATTATTGTAGCTATACCTACCGTAATTATTTCAGGGATTTTTTATCCAAAATTAGCTCAACAGATAGTTCCAAGTGCATTTAGTGAAGAGCAATTAAACAGATCTTCATTTGCAAATATGAAAGAAGCTAATATTAATAACATGCCTTCATTTGGGGTAAGTTTATTTACTGCATTATTTCCAGTTATTTTGATGTCTATAGGAGCGATAGTAGACATTTTGCAAAAACAATTAGGATTCTCAAATAGTATAGGTATATCTGTAATTAAACTACTAACAAATTCATCAACTGCTATGTTGTTATCACTACTATTAGCCATATATACAATGGGTATACGACAAAATATAGGCGTTAAAAAAATTGGAGAATCTTGTACAGAAGCTATTAATTCTTTAGGTATGTTGCTTCTAGTCATTGGTGGGGGTGGAGCCCTTAAGCAGGTCATTATAGATGGTGGAGTTGGTAAATATATTGGAGAGTTATTCCAAAACTCTAATTTATCACCTATACTATTTGCTTGGCTCGTTGCCGCAATTCTTCGATTAGCATTGGGATCAGGAACAGTTGCAACATTAACAGCGGCAGGATTGGTATTACCAGCATTGAGTGGTACACCAGGAGTTAACTTAGAATTAGTAACGTTAGCTACAGGTGCAGGAAGTGCGATAGGTTCTCATGTTAATGATGCAGGATTTTGGATGGTTAAAGAATCATTAGGTATGACGTTGAAAGAAGCATTTGGTACATATACAGTTTTATCTACTCTTGTAGCAGTATGTGGACTTATTTTCACTTTAATATTTAGTATTTTTGTTTAAAAGGAGAATGGATATGCAAGTTGGAATTATCGGTTTAGGAAAAATGGGCTTTAATTTGGCTCTGAATATGCAAAGTAATGATATAGATGTAAGGGCATTTGATATTAACTCAAATTTAAGAAAAGAAGCTCATGAACATAACATATCAACATATACTAGCTTAGAAAAACTAATTGAATCATTAGAAAAGCCACGTAAAGTTTGGTTAATGGTACCTGCGGGGAAGATCACTCAAAATGTTATTGAGTCATTAATAAGTTTATTAGATAAAGACGATATCATTTTAGATGGTGGTAATGCACATTATAAAGATTCAATTGATAGATATGAAATTTTAAAGGAAAGAAGTATTGAATTTTTAGATGTAGGTACTAGTGGAGGGATGGAAGGAGCAAAAAATGGTGTTTGTACCATGGTAGGAGGAGAACCTGAAGTATTCTCTAAAGTAGAAAATTTGTTTGAAAAAATTTCTGTTGAAAATGGATTTTTATATACTGGTAAGCCGGGAAGTGGTCACTTTCTAAAAATGGTACATAATGGAATTGAATATGGAATGATGCAAGCCATAGGAGAAGGATATGAAATTTTGAATAAAAGTAGATTTGAGTATGATTATGAAAAAGTATCTAAGGTATGGAATAATGGTTCAGTCATTCGTTCGTGGTTAATTGAATTAATGCAAGACGCATTTTCTAAAGATAGTCAACTTGATAATATACAAGGGGTAATGCATTCTTCAGGAGAAGGTCAATGGACTGCAGAAACAGCACTAGAGTTGAAAGTGGCAGCACC containing:
- a CDS encoding IS1182 family transposase — encoded protein: MYKDYNMTQLTLPMETSVKIPQNDISRYVNDIVESIPDREFDEFKHYRGATSYHPKMMLKIILYAYTQSVYSGRKIERLLNDSLRMMWLSQNQTPSYKTINRFRVNPKTDALIESLFIQFHSQCLKQNLIDDQAIFIDGTKVEADANRYTFVWKKSILNYETDINENSKTIYQELVKDKIIPEIIEDKDTDLSKEDIDLIGSHLDKEIEDLNQQIDNETQPELRKQTRQKRTKIKKVKKKFDDYSDRKSKYEEQKAILQDRNSYSKTDHDATFMRMKEDHMKNGQLKPGYNLQIATNSQFVLSYNVYQNPTDTRTLIPFLTLIKETYGYLPEYIVADAGYGSEQNYMAIIDDFNRTPLITYGMFIKDKTKKFKSDIFNTQNWDYDEINDEFICPNQKRLGFKRYAYRNDKYGFKRDFKLYECDDCTDCPLKHQCMKSKSKTNKKIMKNYNWEYFKSQVNQKLSEPETKKIYSQRKIDVEPVFGFTKAILGFTRMSVRGLDKVKRELGFVLMAVNIRKLAAQGAVYFKINNEKDNFYQFSIEIVFFTFTKNLMSQALHF
- a CDS encoding gluconate:H+ symporter yields the protein MPLLIISIGIIILILLIMLLKLNTFVSLIISSVIVAILLGMPLDKIIESVETGLGGTLGHIALIFGMGGMLGKLIADAGGAHQIAHTLIDKFGKKRIQWAILIASFIVGIALFLEVAIVLLIPIIISIAKELKISIVKLGLPMVTAALATHAFLPPHPGPIAVAAEYGANIGLVLVYGIIVAIPTVIISGIFYPKLAQQIVPSAFSEEQLNRSSFANMKEANINNMPSFGVSLFTALFPVILMSIGAIVDILQKQLGFSNSIGISVIKLLTNSSTAMLLSLLLAIYTMGIRQNIGVKKIGESCTEAINSLGMLLLVIGGGGALKQVIIDGGVGKYIGELFQNSNLSPILFAWLVAAILRLALGSGTVATLTAAGLVLPALSGTPGVNLELVTLATGAGSAIGSHVNDAGFWMVKESLGMTLKEAFGTYTVLSTLVAVCGLIFTLIFSIFV
- the gnd gene encoding phosphogluconate dehydrogenase (NAD(+)-dependent, decarboxylating); its protein translation is MQVGIIGLGKMGFNLALNMQSNDIDVRAFDINSNLRKEAHEHNISTYTSLEKLIESLEKPRKVWLMVPAGKITQNVIESLISLLDKDDIILDGGNAHYKDSIDRYEILKERSIEFLDVGTSGGMEGAKNGVCTMVGGEPEVFSKVENLFEKISVENGFLYTGKPGSGHFLKMVHNGIEYGMMQAIGEGYEILNKSRFEYDYEKVSKVWNNGSVIRSWLIELMQDAFSKDSQLDNIQGVMHSSGEGQWTAETALELKVAAPIITMSQMMRDRSLENDTFSGKIVAALRNEFGGHEPEYK